From Salminus brasiliensis chromosome 21, fSalBra1.hap2, whole genome shotgun sequence, a single genomic window includes:
- the LOC140542629 gene encoding msx2-interacting protein isoform X1, which produces MVRETRHLWVGNLPEHVREEKIVEHFKRYGRVESVKVLRKRGSEGGVAAFVDFVDIKSAQKAHNAVNKMGDRDLRTDYNEPGSVPSAVRGLDDSSPSSSHGREVAGFSRSAVGPVYGPPVSLHTREGRYERRLDGSSDSRDRAYEHSPYGHHERGGTFDRPRHYNTDYYRDRTMFASGVTSSPAVSAISGGFDTPETHFDSRIRDPFTLSSSARRDPYRDDRGRRVDRTYHHRRSRSSHSSQSRHPSPQRNTGQTPKAPHSPKRAAASPGRGPRSRSRSRSSSSDSVSSTSSTGSGSSDSNSSSSEGSRARSVQSAATHVPPAPPPLSMDCEEPRRSFGIRVQNLPVRSTDTSLKDGLFHEFKKYGKVTSVQIHGASEERYGLVFFRQQEDQEKALSVSKGKLFFGMLIEVTAWNGPETESENEFRPLDGRIDEFHPKATRTLFIGNLEKTTNYQQLLDVFQRFGEIVDIDIKRVNGVPQYAFVQYSDIASVCKAIKKMDGEYLGTNRLKLGFGKSMPTTCVWLDGLSSNITEQYLTRHFCRYGHVVKVVFDRMKGMALVLYNNTDFAQAAVRETKGWKIGGNKIKVDFASQESQMAFYRSMQASGQDIRDFYELPTDRRDERRPPYHEFSTERAYYENVRTPGIYAEDPRREYPARSRERYTELEHYQGEHYDPRYHEDPREYRDYRDPFEQDIRKYSYIQRERERERERFEADRGRWSPSHQRRPISPSASPSPSDRVSRDAERRVYRHSSERSGSCSSLSPPQSQFEKTEKSPVDYKPESLDREIEQAEADRASGAEKNKRGRRKEKTDREKGEKVKSRRGKVQSPSIPRSEADREPSLDSNSGKIKVSDVDGSDRPRHKGENEPSPSDPLSRLEPQKGERLDQGKSESVDRDSKGRSKKHQKSELGNEGKETQVDSDRLAARKRRFGDPGCKAIRQKRGRLDEEQSAGVSQSADFSANSSFVKEAENDGKTIEKETHKREHSKSKSERIASQFSQREELDPSTTVESQSTSVRQGEHSEPNLESLDSKSQPGVARRFSKDGTPEKDNKGREEFLDIDLSQSYRKQMEQNRKLRQQLQEPDKPGKTETSQCVDTEDFEHRSLVHEVGKPPQDVTDNSPPSKSKKQDHFDIDVSTKRERVYRTSRPKSEDLEWNNTHSPRFQHGPQLAEEEYTDVPHLITVKEAKELPKPEDNAHPDMDLSVKRVHTSQVSKQSTPLLDEQQRRWESRLKQDLLPDFSRNSEKRRLNRKYLEYGLWPDLEPGEVRSDSEEDREHKPNSPMPSTSMSFPERHRGDRLPESKLTASLERNKFYSFALDQTITPDTKALLERAKSLSSSREDNWSFLDGDSHFASFRSRKDTEKVESTPRPTPSWYMKKKKIRSESEDKIDDRKEDPKPEEQERRELFASRFLHSSIFEQDSRRLQHLERKHEDSEHGYPAQQGQTDGQPDSEPVVLFHDRFMELTRLQQQKMKDQAQQESKKEESVDEKVNSKSEEEEEPTQQGNTAESNVQQTEVKPISPVQALQISPVQTLNVNPVQETPISPPVLTTKEMSPKQEACNVETPSPKQVDLPVKEEKQPEPLLATHPLPQETSESNSSECQEVKPLVNEMKVNPTNVVEITNRDVEPLSNSEMQTADPQVIYEPEPEPQTKPPELQNSPSPMTVDEADKLEKQEPVAKGTEPTVKEVDSKCADGYGVEEPTSPPPRSRNKKAKASPPTPVVPLTSPNTPDKQSTRKSERIDKERHKRSSSPRGESSKAISDKSSKSPIHSLDPEQSVEQNAPPVRARRRNVRSVYATVVEGESGPQTGKDVESPRSARKRGMDKDGGQQQQPEPDSLTVPATSRRGRPPKNRRQGDEFLAGKSERSKITETKEMDINETGNNETVTKVGKGKHSPYVSKTTNPSPSSVSGLGKKGDKTDKVPEANAQKIEPTEMDMDSQDSTNQRERDPSGENKSKEEHKPQGSSELKQEKDHVNQMEKDPGGQEKHEPIQEHSSLDKSGRTKTTRVNRSSKLMTEDKSLGLKNLRIRLDVTEVTVRLQTGENESGHDESPKKTVPVTSPKDQLLEPKFVKDVVDDGNTKEEAVMAPAKVKDPHEALLSRQMELEQAVENIAKLTEDPTPLQFKSPTETQPPLSERVEEPVQETEDEKPANPASETELAAAIDSITSEEVSCNLPQDPVISSVIDTDPDIQTLVPDAKVAESNSGTVQEETSNAGTPRKGKGRAKAQKRAKGQKASVNKKEASKEIPLDPESPSVKSLESIPELPTVTESSPPVTTTVITPSSKQDMNLTTNVPDVPKATEVPLKEQPDLPKSSGPVANKSPTSLKHLSNPYECTSPSLSPTSICLKPSQPRLPVSPTDRLNQPKETAVLSPSVTPSVPTENPALLSDSSPHDANTSDLRKILTKPRSIPIPDISPIPGSMHVRESDAKGAPHENRHISAQPVVRPPASLPSPEAKQVFSEKSVISVIASTATSVISRVGNSSESEEKPSLPIGNPFVEKQPPKQMYQPSMDDSSAYHGPTVGEEGGNAGRYIVESTSLSTGPTAGLRVNTSEGVVVLSHSGQKIEGRQRISAKISQIPPPSAVDIESQQLVSMPQIKQDLYSASQPATPKGSLPPSDHGHALKSQPNVPSIKQETGLDKLDPYTSLQSGVVKRLQQTSGPSQVMGFHHTDYGMVMKHPKKGEGNESLNVESVKPAWVSTISPAISPHLPSPAGNHVGFIAGTPTDRAPSHIQSKQEPRSPRKSGHPHSPFVPSSIGSSSPKGVSMVLPTGLSTMSQYVPNVHHSEQSVIMPPHSAHGNLGRMSPHRVGQTIPIGHLSQGEVRVNTPPLSIMNYSIHTDGLGSTWPPGQQRPTSPQAVGNREMVLKVNPANTRGHEGGEDEARRFHPAIGRPPTTQLKPESIPAEYRGPIHSGLPLERFNVSPRDMRMLMHHQQGERPAAELHQGHIAEAVPPTSTPTSITSSHSPRAHLLQKSVADKDALKPSELKRNTSPSGKDGMMGIRGAVPSMASPQRVQLIPSGAVPPYSEYSTMYTNLRTVHSQFPESSPLAIAQPPRNITPSQGVQESDHSQVQTEGKMEHVGHQQVSMVQLLTKYPIVWQGLLALKNDTAAVQLHFVCGNKSLGLRSLPVPETGAHLRIVQRMRLETPQLEGVARRMTGESDFCLLLAMPCGRDQEDVVSQTQALKSAFINYLKAKLAAGIINVPNPGSNQPAYVLQIFPPCEFSESHLSRLAPDLLSQISSISPHLMIVITSV; this is translated from the exons ATGGTTCGGGAAACCAGACACCTCTGGGTGGGAAATTTACCCGAACATGTTCGAGAAGAGAAAATCGTGGAGCATTTTAAACG GTATGGCAGGGTGGAGAGTGTCAAAGTCCTCCGCAAGAGGGGATCAGAGGGCGGCGTGGCAGCCTTTGTGGACTTCGTTGACATCAAGAGTGCTCAGAAGGCTCACAATGCAGTCAACAAAATGGGGGACAGAGACCTTCGCACTGATTACAATGAACCTGGCTCGGTCCCCAGTGCAGTGCGGGGACTGGACGACAGCTCCCCCTCTAGCAGTCATGGGAGGGAGGTTGCGGGGTTCTCGAGGAGTGCCGTGGGGCCTGTGTACGGACCCCCGGTGTCTCTCCACACCAGAGAGGGACGCTATGAACGCAGATTAGACGG CAGCTCAGACAGTCGGGATCGAGCGTATGAGCACAGTCCTTACGGACACCATGAACGTGGTGGCACTTTTGATAGGCCGCGGCACTACAACACAGACTATTACCGTGACCGCACCATGTTTGCCTCTGGGGTCACCTCCAGCCCAGCAGTCAGTGCAATTAGCGGGGGATTTGACACCCCGGAAACTCATTTCGATTCTCGAATCCGTGATCCCTTCACCTTGTCCAGCTCTGCGCGCAGGGACCCTTACCGTGACGATAGGGGGCGACGCGTTGATAGGACTTACCACCATCGCCGCAGCAGGTcttctcactcctcacagtcgCGGCACCCTTCTCCACAGCGGAACACCGGACAGACTCCCAAAGCTCCCCACTCACCCAAAAGAGCCGCAGCCTCTCCAGGCCGAGGTCCACGCTCAAGGTCCCGCAGTCGATCGTCCAGCTCGGACTCCGTCAGTAGCACCAGCAGCACCGGCAGTGGCAG CAGTGACTCAAACAGCAGTTCTAGTGAGGGCTCTCGTGCACGCTCAGTTCAGTCTGCAGCTACTCATGTTCCTCCTGCACCTCCTCCACTGTCAATGGACTGTGAGGAGCCGCGAAGGAGCTTTGGCATCAGAGTACAGAACCTTCCTGTGCGGTCCACAG ACACAAGTTTAAAGGATGGACTTTTCCATGAGTTTAAGAAATATGGGAAAGTGACCTCTGTGCAGATACATGGTGCATCAGAGGAACGTTACGGCTTAGTCTTCTTCAGACAGCAAGAGGACCAGGAAAAAGCCCTCAGTGTGTCTAAAGGAAAGCTCTTCTTTGGTATGCTGATTGAGGTGACTGCTTGGAATGGCCCTG agacagaaagtgaaAATGAGTTTCGTCCCTTGGATGGGCGGATAGACGAGTTCCATCCGAAGGCTACTCGAACATTGTTCATTGGAAATTTGGAGAAAACAACTAATTACCAGCAGCTACTTGATGTATTTCAGCGCTTTGGCGAGATAGTG GATATCGATATTAAAAGAGTTAATGGTGTTCCTCAGTATGCCTTTGTGCAATACTCTGATATTGCCAGTGTGTGTAAAGCCATCAAGAAAATGGATGGGGAGTACTTGGGTACCAACAGACTCAAG CTTGGTTTTGGGAAGAGTATGCCTACTACTTGTGTGTGGTTAGATGGACTATCATCTAACATCACAGAGCAGTACCTCACACGACACTTCTGTCGCTACGGTCATGTGGTTAAG GTTGTGTTTGACAGAATGAAGGGAATGGCTCTCGTCTTATACAACAACACAGACTTTGCACAGGCTGCTGTGAGAGAGACCAAAGGATGGAAGATTGGCGGCAATAAAATTAAG GTTGATTTTGCCAGTCAGGAAAGCCAAATGGCATTCTATCGCTCTATGCAGGCATCAGGACAGGATATTCGTGACTTTTATGAACTGCCCACTGACAGAAG AGATGAACGAAGACCTCCATATCATGAATTCTCAACAGAGAGGGCATACTATGAGAATGTTCGGACACCAGGGATTTATGCTGAAGACCCTCGCAGAGAATATCCTGCTCGCAGTCGTGAACGTTATACAGAATTAGAGCATTACCAGGGTGAGCACTATGACCCACGCTATCATGAAGACCCTCGTGAATACAGAGATTACCGGGACCCTTTTGAGCAGGACATCAGAAAGTATAGCTACATTCAGCGGGAACGCGAGCGAGAACGTGAACGTTTTGAGGCCGACCGTGGCAGATGGAGTCCCTCCCATCAGCGGCGCCCAATTTCACCCTCTGCTTCCCCATCACCATCTGACCGTGTCTCAAGAGATGCAGAGAGACGTGTGTACAGGCACTCGTCTGAGAGAAGTGGAAGCTGCAGCTCCTTATCACCGCCACAATCTCAGTTTGAAAAGACAGAAAAGTCTCCAGTGGATTACAAGCCAGAAAGTCTGGACAGAGAAATAGAGCAGGCTGAGGCAGACCGTGCAAGTGGGGCAGAGAAGAACAAACGTGGCAGGCGAAAGGAAAAAACTGACAGGGAGAAGGGTGAGAAAGTGAAGTCAAGAAGAGGGAAAGTGCAGTCTCCTAGCATACCTCGCTCTGAAGCAGACAGGGAGCCCAGTTTGGATTCTAACtctgggaaaataaaagtttctGACGTGGATGGCTCAGATAGGCCAAGACATAAAGGTGAAAATGAGCCCTCCCCTTCTGATCCATTGTCTCGACTGGAGCCACAAAAAGGAGAAAGACTTGATCAAGGTAAAAGTGAGTCAGTGGACCGAGATAGCAAAGGAAGATCAAAGAAGCACCAAAAATCTGAACTCGGAAACGAGGGAAAAGAGACCCAAGTGGATTCTGACAGGCTTGCTGCACGGAAGAGGCGTTTTGGTGATCCCGGTTGCAAAGCCATAAGACAGAAAAGGGGTCGTCTTGATGAGGAACAAAGTGCTGGGGTTAGTCAGTCTGCAGACTTTAGTGCAAATTCATCTTTTGtgaaagaagcagaaaatgatggaaaaacaatagaaaaagaAACGCACAAGAGGGAACATTCTAAGTCCAAATCTGAGAGGATAGCGTCTCAGTTTAGTCAAAGGGAAGAGTTAGATCCCAGTACTACAGTTGAATCTCAAAGCACATCTGTGCGGCAAGGAGAGCATTCTGAGCCTAACTTGGAGTCTTTAGACTCAAAATCTCAGCCAGGTGTAGCTAGAAGATTCTCCAAAGATGGAACCCCAGAAAAGGACAACAAAGGTAGGGAAGAGTTTTTGGACATTGATCTTTCTCAGAGTTATCGGAAGCAGATGGAGCAAAACCGTAAACTTCGGCAGCAGCTTCAAGAGCCTGATAAACCAGGAAAAACAGAAACTTCTCAGTGTGTGGACACAGAAGACTTTGAACACCGCAGCTTGGTGCATGAGGTAGGTAAGCCACCTCAGGATGTTACTGATAACTCTCCACCGAGTAAGAGCAAGAAACAGGACCATTTTGATATAGATGTGAGTACCAAGAGAGAACGTGTATACAGAACATCTCGCCCAAAGAGTGAAGACTTGGAATGGAACAACACACATTCTCCAAGGTTTCAACATGGTCCTCAACTTGCAGAGGAAGAATATACAGATGTTCCTCATCTAATTACTGTTAAAGAAGCAAAAGAACTTCCCAAGCCAGAGGATAATGCTCACCCAGACATGGACCTTTCAGTTAAACGGGTGCATACCTCTCAGGTGTCTAAGCAAAGCACACCTTTATTGGATGAACAACAGAGACGATGGGAGAGCCGTTTAAAACAGGACTTGTTACCTGATTTTTCGAGAAATTCTGAAAAAAGACGTTTAAACCGAAAGTATTTGGAATATGGACTTTGGCCTGATTTGGAGCCTGGTGAGGTACGCTCAGACTCTGAGGAGGATCGAGAACACAAACCAAATTCTCCTATGCCTTCGACTTCCATGTCCTTCCCCGAACGGCATCGTGGGGACAGGTTACCAGAATCTAAGCTCACCGCCTCACTGGAGAGGAATAAATTCTATTCCTTTGCTCTTGATCAGACAATCACACCTGATACTAAAGCTTTGTTGGAACGCGCTAAGTCTTTGTCCTCCTCAAGGGAAGACAATTGGTCTTTCCTGGACGGTGACTCTCATTTTGCTAGTTTCCGAAGCAGAAAGGATACAGAAAAGGTAGAGTCAACACCACGACCAACACCTTCATGGTacatgaagaaaaagaaaattcgAAGTGAATCTGAGGATAAAATAGATGATAGAAAGGAAGATCCAAAGCCAGAAGAACAAGAACGACGAGAGCTCTTTGCATCTCGCTTTCTTCACAGTTCTATCTTTGAGCAAGACTCAAGGCGACTTCAGCATCTTGAACGAAAGCATGAAGATTCTGAACATGGCTATCCTGCCCAGCAAGGCCAAACGGATGGCCAGCCTGATTCTGAACCAGTGGTTCTCTTCCATGATCGCTTTATGGAGTTAACAAGGCTGCAGCAACAGAAGATGAAAGACCAAGCTCAGCAAGAGTCAAAGAAAGAGGAAAGTGTAGATGAGAAAGTTAACAGTAAatcagaggaggaagaggaaccaACCCAACAAGGCAATACTGCTGAATCTAATGTACAGCAGACTGAAGTTAAACCCATCAGCCCTGTGCAAGCTCTTCAGATAAGCCCTGTCCAAACGCTTAATGTAAACCCTGTACAAGAAACTCCgatttccccacctgttttgaCAACTAAAGAGATGTCCCCAAAACAGGAAGCATGTAATGTCGAGACCCCTTCTCCTAAGCAGGTTGATCTACCAGTAAAGGAAGAAAAGCAGCCTGAACCGCTCTTGGCGACTCATCCACTCCCTCAAGAAACATCAGAGTCAAATAGCTCCGAATGCCAGGAGGTGAAGCCTTTAGTTAATGAGATGAAAGTAAACCCAACTAATGTTGTGGAAATAACTAATAGAGATGTTGAGCCGCTCTCCAATAGTGAAATGCAGACTGCTGACCCACAGGTTATCTATGAACCAGAACCTGAGCCACAAACCAAGCCCCCTGAGCTACAGAATTCTCCATCCCCTATGACTGTCGATGAAGCAGACAAGTTGGAAAAACAAGAGCCTGTAGCCAAAGGAACTGAACCTACAGTCAAAGAGGTTGACTCTAAATGTGCTGATGGTTATGGAGTGGAGGAACCAACCTCTCCTCCTCCAAGGTCAAGAAATAAGAAAGCCAAGGCCTCACCTCCCACACCAGTAGTCCCTTTGACCTCGCCAAACACACCAGATAAACAAAGCACCCGCAAGAGTGAACGCATTGATAAAGAAAGGCATAAACGTTCATCTTCTCCAAGAGGGGAGTCATCTAAAGCAATTTCAGACAAGTCAAGCAAGTCTCCCATCCATAGTCTTGACCCAGAGCAATCTGTGGAGCAAAATGCTCCTCCTGTAAGGGCAAGGCGCAGGAATGTACGTTCTGTTTATGCAACTGTAGTTGAGGGTGAATCTGGCCCGCAAACTGGCAAGGATGTTGAATCACCACGCAGTGCACGCAAACGTGGTATGGACAAAGATGGCggacaacagcagcagcctgaACCAGACAGCCTTACTGTGCCAGCAACTTCAAGACGGGGACGTCCACCCAAGAATCGACGCCAAGGAGATGAATTTCTAGCTGGAAAGAGTGAGCGGTCAAAAATAACAGAGACCAAAGAGATGGACATAAATGAAACTGGAAATAATGAAACGGTCACTAAAGTGGGCAAAGGAAAACATTCCCCCTACGTATCCAAAACAACAAATCCGAGTCCCTCATCTGTGTCTGGACTTGGGAAAAAAGGAGACAAAACAGATAAAGTGCCCGAGGCAAACGCTCAAAAAATAGAGCCTACGGAGATGGATATGGATTCTCAGGACAGCACAAACCAGCGTGAACGGGATCCTTCAGGTGAAAATAAGTCAAAGGAGGAACATAAACCACAAGGTAGTTCTGAACTAAAGCAAGAGAAAGACCATGTAAATCAAATGGAGAAAGACCCTGGAGgccaagaaaaacatgaaccaatACAAGAACATTCTTCTTTGGATAAAAGCGGAAGGACTAAAACAACTCGAGTAAACCGCAGTTCAAAGCTAATGACCGAAGATAAATCTCTTGGTCTCAAAAATCTCAGAATCAGGCTTGATGTGACAGAAGTAACTGTAAGGCTTCAAACGGGTGAGAATGAATCTGGACATGATGAGTCTCCTAAAAAGACTGTGCCAGTTACATCCCCCAAAGACCAGTTACTGGAACCTAAGTTTGTGAAGGATGTTGTGGACGATGGAAATACTAAAGAAGAGGCTGTAATGGCTCCTGCAAAGGTCAAAGATCCTCACGAGGCATTGTTGTCACGTCAGATGGAGCTTGAACAAGCTGTGGAGAACATTGCCAAGCTTACAGAAGATCCTACTCCACTTCAATTCAAAAGCCCAACAGAGACCCAACCCCCTTTATCTGAACGTGTAGAGGAGCCTGTTCAAGAAACAGAAGACGAAAAACCTGCTAATCCTGCTAGTGAAACTGAACTTGCTGCCGCTATTGATTCCATCACGTCTGAAGAGGTGTCTTGCAATCTGCCACAAGACCCAGTCATCAGCTCTGTCATAGATACAGACCCTGATATTCAGACTTTAGTCCCAGACGCTAAAGTTGCTGAAAGTAACTCTGGCACTGTCCAGGAGGAGACCTCCAATGCAGGAACCCCTAGAAAAGGTAAAGGCAGAGCAAAAGCCCAGAAGAGAGCCAAAGGTCAAAAGGCCAGTGTAAACAAGAAAGAAGCAAGCAAAGAGATACCACTGGATCCAGAGAGTCCCTCTGTGAAATCTCTAGAATCCATCCCAGAGTTACCAACGGTCACCGAGTCTTCACCACcagttactactactgttattactccTTCATCTAAGCAGGATATGAACTTGACAACTAATGTCCCTGATGTCCCAAAAGCAACAGAGGTTCCTCTGAAAGAACAACCTGATCTCCCAAAGTCCTCTGGTCCAGTAGCCAATAAAAGCCCAACTTCCCTCAAACATCTGTCCAATCCTTATGAGTGCACATCCCCTTCCCTGTCTCCCACAAGTATTTGCCTCAAACCTTCACAGCCAAGACTCCCAGTTTCCCCTACAGACCGGTTGAATCAACCCAAAGAGACTGCGGTACTATCCCCTTCAGTAACACCTTCAGTTCCAACAGAGAATCCGGCATTACTCTCAGATTCCTCTCCCCATGATGCCAACACCAGTGATTTGCGTAAAATTCTTACCAAGCCAAGAAGTATACCTATCCCAGATATTAGTCCAATTCCTGGGAGCATGCATGTAAGGGAGAGCGATGCCAAGGGTGCACCACATGAAAATAGGCACATTTCAGCCCAACCAGTAGTTCGACCACCAGCCTCCTTGCCATCTCCAGAGGCAAAGCAAGTCTTTAGTGAGAAGTCGGTCATTTCGGTCATTGCCTCCACGGCTACCTCAGTCATTAGTCGAGTTGGCAATTCCTCAGAGTCTGAGGAGAAGCCTAGCCTTCCAATCGGAAATCCTTTTGTTGAGAAACAGCCTCCAAAACAGATGTACCAACCAAGCATGGATGACAGTAGCGCCTATCATGGCCCAACAGTTGGAGAGGAAGGTGGAAATGCAGGTCGCTACATAGTGGAGAGCACATCCCTAAGTACAGGCCCTACTGCCGGACTCCGGGTGAATACCTCAGAGGGAGTGGTAGTGCTGAGTCACTCGGGACAAAAAATTGAGGGACGACAGCGGATTAGTGCCAAAATCAGTCAGATTCCTCCTCCTAGTGCTGTGGATATAGAATCACAGCAGCTGGTGTCCATGCCCCAGATCAAGCAAGACCTTTACAGTGCCTCTCAGCCAGCTACACCTAAGGGTTCCTTACCTCCTTCAGACCATGGTCATGCTTTGAAGTCACAGCCAAATGTCCCTTCTATTAAGCAAGAAACTGGGTTAGATAAACTAGATCCATATACTTCACTTCAGAGTGGGGTTGTAAAAAGACTACAGCAGACATCTGGACCTTCACAAGTAATGGGTTTCCATCACACAGACTATGGTATGGTGATGAAACATCCCAAAAAAGGAGAAGGAAATGAATCTCTTAATGTGGAAAGTGTGAAACCTGCGTGGGTGTCAACTATCAGCCCTGCCATAAGCCCTCACCTGCCCTCTCCAGCTGGAAATCATGTTGGGTTTATAGCAGGCACCCCTACAGATAGAGCCCCTTCACATATTCAGTCCAAACAAGAACCACGGTCCCCACGGAAATCTGGGCACCCCCATTCCCCCTTTGTGCCTTCTTCAATTGGCTCTTCATCTCCTAAAGGTGTTTCTATGGTATTGCCCACTGGTTTGTCCACAATGTCTCAGTATGTCCCAAATGTACATCACTCTGAACAGTCAGTGATCATGCCCCCTCACAGTGCACATGGAAACCTTGGAAGAATGTCCCCTCACCGCGTAGGTCAGACCATTCCCATCGGTCACCTTTCTCAGGGAGAGGTGCGAGTTAACACGCCACCGCTGTCGATAATGAACTACAGCATTCACACCGATGGCCTCGGCTCAACCTGGCCCCCTGGTCAGCAGCGCCCAACATCTCCCCAGGCTGTGGGAAACAGAGAAATGGTCCTCAAAGTTAATCCAGCCAATACAAGAGGCCATGAAGGAGGTGAGGATGAAGCAAGACGATTTCACCCAGCAATTGGAAGACCACCAACGACTCAGCTGAAGCCGGAGTCAATACCAGCAGAATACCGTGGGCCGATTCACAGTGGACTGCCACTGGAACGATTTAATGTGTCACCAAGAGACATGCGAATGCTAATGCATCATCAGCAGGGGGAGCGCCCAGCTGCAGAGCTTCATCAGGGACATATTGCTGAGGCAGTCCCTCCAACCTCAACCCCCACCAGCATTACGTCATCTCATTCTCCACGAGCACATCTATTACAAAAGAGTGTGGCTGACAAGGATGCTCTGAAACCGTCTGAATTGAAGAGGAACACGTCACCTTCTGGAAAAGATGGAATGATGGGAATTAGAGGTGCAGTGCCTTCCATGGCCTCTCCCCAGCGGGTACAGCTTATTCCCTCAGGAGCTGTGCCACCCTATTCTGAGTATTCAACGATGTACACCAACTTGCGCACTGTCCACTCACAGTTTCCTGAAAGTTCCCCTTTAGCGATTGCGCAACCTCCTCGCAATATAACTCCCTCACAG GGTGTTCAAGAATCAGACCACAGTCAGGTACAGACTGAAGGTAAAATGGAGCATGTTGGACACCAGCAAGTCAGCATGGTGCAGCTTCTGACG AAGTACCCAATTGTGTGGCAAGGCTTGCTGGCATTAAAGAATGACACTGCAGCTGTCCAGTTGCATTTTGTGTGTGGAAACAAGTCTCTTGGCCTTCGATCTCTTCCTGTGCCAGAGACTGGCGCTCACCTCCGTATTGTTCAAAGGATGAGGTTAGAGACTCCGCAGCTTGAGGGAGTGGCTCGCAGAATGACT GGTGAGAGTGACTTCTGCCTCTTGCTGGCCATGCCCTGTGGTCGTGATCAGGAAGATGTCGTGAGCCAGACGCAAGCCCTCAAATCGGCTTTCATCAACTACTTGAAAGCCAAGCTAGCTGCAGGCATCATCAATGTGCCCAATCCTGGCTCTAATCAG cctgcCTACGTGTTGCAGATATTTCCTCCATGTGAGTTTTCAGAGAGTCATCTTTCACGACTCGCTCCTGATCTCCTCAGCCAGATCTCCAGTATCTCCCCTCATCTTATGATTGTCATTACCTCAGTGTGA